The window GCTTTGAAAGCATCTTCCAGAGTTGTCATGCTCAAAACCCTTGCATTCTTCTTCTCCTTACTTATTTGCCTCATCTTCTCAACCAGTCCCACATTTGCCAACTCCAACTCCTGAAGCTCTTGTTTCAGGCGAAGAATCTCAGAGTCTTTAGCATTGACTTGGGACTTCAAGTCTTCCAACAGCCTCTCACTAGATTCAATTTCCACTAGCAAGTGACTGCTTGCAGAGGAATCAAGCTTAGCTTTGTTTGTGACTTTCTTCTCCTTGTATGCATGCTTAATCTTGCAAAGCACTTCAAGCTGAGCCACAACAAGTTCATCAGCAGCCATAATTTTTTCTGGTTTATAGGGAATATGGGCCTCCTGAAGCTGAACATAAGCCAATTTCAGCGCTGAAACTCTATCAAATAACTTCATAATCTCCCCGTCAGCACAGACATTACTTCTTCCCAAAACTTCAACTGGCTGAGGATGAACCTTCTCTCCATAACATTCTGTCTCCTCAGTTGCATCGCTGCTATCCTCACCCAATGAGGAAGTATTGTTATTTGGGTTGTGGTAATTGTGATGGTTGTGGTTTTTCTGGTTGGCATTTTCAGAGGAGATGACACCAATGGATCTCAATTTACAAACTTTTGCAAATTTGGACACAATTTCGGATATGTTTGAGGATGGTTTAGAGGGTCTTGTGGCGGCATGTTCCATTACTTAAAGATCAAATACCCTTAAGTTGATAAAGACCTAATTGGATGGGCTTTCAACTTCCAGGAgcaaatttaaaactaatatacTATGAAAGCGGGGTACAAAATGTTAATAGCAACACCAATTGCCCCAAGAAGAAGCGGGATTCCCGGTAATGTGCCTTAAACCCTGTAGTAGTGGCAGGGAACAGaccatataaaacaaaaataaataattacaattgGGTTTCAGTTAGCTCCCATTAATTAAGACTAAACTACTACAGAGAATAGAGACTGGAAAACTAGTAATTGAAGGGCTTGCCTTCAGGCGTAAACTCTCCTAGATGATTACCAAATAACAGGCTGTCCATGATCAACCTTCAGCAGTCAAGAGGCTTTAGCATCAAGATTCAAAAACAGAAGCACCTAAAACCcagagcctttttttttttggtggggggCGGGTGTACAATCGAACTAATTAAAGAAGCTCACGCCTTTGTACAAACACAATGTAACAAAAGTGGACGGCATTGACGAACGATCAAAGACATTTAGCAGCAACTGGCTTTAACATCAAGGTTTAGTACAGGAACAAGAAGGCACCTTAAGTGTCTACCATGAAACAGTGAGCATGAGCTTCTTACCCGAAAGACAATGTCGGGGTTGAGCGCAAACACaagaaatggagagaaaagACATGAGTTTCACAAAccccagagagagagacagcGACTGCGAGTGAACCTCGGAGTTTCGGATCCACCACACTGCCAGCTAAACCACATACGTTATGCAGCTGTAGAGCAGAACAGAGAGCATTTAGACTAACGATAGCGACGACGTTTCAGCTTCAGCAGGTTGTAACGTGCATCCTTCAACGCCAAAGTATTGAAAGTTTGGGATTGGGATTTGGGACTTGGCTCAAAGTGTAGTCGTTTTTTAAGTGCTAAACCCAAGTTGGCATTTTGTGTTTGAAACACTtgctctctctccccctctgaGCGAAGAGAGCGACAGAGTGGAGACAGTACTTCTTGTGTTTTCTAGGTGGGGGGACTTGGGACTTCGGGACTTGGTGTGTGAAAACGTGAGGCTGAAAATATACTATTTTTCCACCATTCTGAATCTCCTCTGAtcaactttcttttttgagagagagagagagagagatagagagagatggGAGCTCTGAATCTGAACCCGAAGTTCGAAAACTGATTTCCGAATTATTTCTAGGTGTTATAAATAACAAATGCTCACGTAAATtaccaaaattataaattgttgaaaaaatctctgaatttatcaaaataattttagcCATTTCTTGAAaagtcatatttatttaaagaaaaatgctagtcaCCCTGCTCTTAAGTCCCGTTCTTATATCCCGCTCAACTAGGAGTGGGCAGCAGGGCCCCACCCCGCTTTTGCCCAGCCTCCGTGCGGCGGGGCGAGATGGGGGTGACCCTCGCCCCATATATACTCCAcatggatttatatatatatatatatatatatttatatatataaaaaaaaaaaccaggcaTGAAACGATGGGTTTATATCAAAACTCACCCCTCGGCCCCCTCTCCCGATTCCCGAACCTTCATCTCCCTGGACCCTCGCCCGACGCTCACTTCTCCCTCGCTCtcagtctctccctctctctgagttcCCGCACCCGATCCCTTTCTCTGCATCGTCGTTCCCGTCATCGTCGTCGTCGCACGACTCGCACCCGGTCCCTCTATTTTCATCTCCGTCACCGAAGGTccgaaggtaagaaaccctaaattcaaaatttaattttttttatttatatatttaatggagattggatgaaggatggggtttatccaagatggaggatgagattttgtgaattgtgtgctgtggactTTAGATTGTACATgtagtttgaactttgaatgatTCCCGTGAATCCCGTCCATTTGCTTTTGTTTGCATTATGTAATGTGTGTGAATCACTGAATCATGATATTATTTGTGTCTAAGTAATTCGGATttgaaccctaaattaatttaggactccaatccgaaaccctaaattaatttagggtttcaattaattaatttaggagtttcaaagattaaaaaccctaaattaatttaggggtttgcaagaaaaaaattgctatgcactaggggtttaaaaaattaatttaggggcctagattgtgcatgtggtttgaactttgaatgacTCTCGTGAGTCTcgtccttttgtttttgtttttgtttgcattatGTAATGTGTGTGAATCGCTGAATCATGATATTATTTGTAtctaattaattcggattggaacactaaaataccctaaattaatttaggagtttcaaagattaaaaaccctaaattaatttaggggtttgaaaGAAAAGAATTGCTATGCACTaggggtttaaaaaattaatttaggggcttagattgtgcatgtggtttgaactttgaatgacTCCCGTGAGTCCCTTccgtttgtttttgttttgttttttttgcatTATGTAATGTGTGTGAATCACTGAATCATGATATTATTTGTgtctaattaattttgattggataaattaatttaggggtttcaaagattaaaaatcctaaattaatttagggtttcaaaataccctaaattaatttaggggtttcaaagattaaaaattttaatttaatttagggtttcgaaataatctaaatcaatttagggtttcaattaatttaggggtttcaaagattaaaaaccctaaattaatttaggagtttgaaagaaaaaaattgttatgcactaggggtttaaaaaattaatttatgggcttagattgtgcatgtggtttgaactttgaatgacTCTCGTGAGTCTCGTccgtttgtttttgtttttgtttgcattatGTAATGTGTGTGAATCGCTGAATCATGATATTATTTGTGTCTAATTAATtcagattggaaccctaaattaatttagggctccaatccgaaaccttaaattaatttaggggtttcaaaaattaaaaatcttaaattaatttaggggttcaaaataccctaaattaatttaggggtttcaaaggctaaaaaccctaaattaatttagggttttgaaagaaaaaaatttctatgCACTaggagtttaaaaaattaatttaggggcttagattgtgcatgtggtttgaactttgaatgacTCCCGTGAGTCCCTTccgtttgtttttgtttttgttttttgtttgcattATGTAATGTGTGTGAATTACTGAATCATGATATTATTTGtgtctaaaaaaaatagaatgcactagggtatttcgaaatacaatataattaattaagatgaaatatatatatatatacatatgaatgtcaagtgatatatttttttattctatttttttttatgttcattatatagttgctaTGCTTATAGTCTTACAAGTCTAAGAAACtatattgttaatatactttactACACATATAACCAAagtactcaatattttttattttttttatcgtgATTTCATAGTAGTTCTGATCCATTCaatcatgatattttttattttttttatcgtgtCCGAAATTAAAGATCATCAggatgttaattgtttggcatgttgctatgttttctataatttcagatttcttgtttgcttgagctcacagtttcctgaagtcGAGGTTGGGAAAAGATGTAGATTcgagtggggtgagaggtatgagcagaccCCCTTCCTCCGGAGTTTTGTAGAGGCTtagtcagagatagacagatacttagcagcagagattctaccattttcacgagatttcgatatattaagttggtggaaggtgaatgccgTAAACtatcccatccttggagagaCAGCCCGCACACCTTTGGCCATCTCTGTTAGCATCGTAacctcagagtcggcctttagcaccggaAGGTGTGTATTAGATttatttcggagttcattagctcctgtcAGTGTGGAGactttgatttgcacgcagaattggatcaagagaactccaattcatgttctaaatgttcttgagtatgaggaggccgacgtcgaggaggagtGTGATAATCAgcctggatctggtatttattttaattttttattttaatttatttattttcatttaattgatattcattaatttaatttcaaatttaatacttatagtgatacatgagacggcgttTACGGCTACCTCTGATGCAttatgactttgtattggacccaccattgccatggtttgcacaatttctcccttaattattttttgcatttaaaattttattttatctttataactttttaattttaatttgttttatttttaacttattaatattttaggttttataacttattaacttttatgatcttgattttcactTTCACAGCAATCAACTCAACTCaccactcagtgaactcaccgctacggctccaccccaaaatcaaattgaaaaattatgattttgttaatttacaattaattgtaatattgctacaatagttaattgtacaatctgtaatatttatctttttttagaggagtttgtaatagtgtaatagtttattagttctcttagtttgtataattgtaaactactTATTTTAGCTTAgtgccttagtgatgattattatttaattagttaatagttgaaacttaatatctacttaatagttcaatctatcattatatatatatatatatatatatatattcagtttttaaatctatatattttttaagttaaattatggGCTCAAAGGGACCCAAAAACGGATTATGGgaccaaagtggcccaaaaaccGATTCTAggccatttagggcccagaAAACTGTACTGGGCCGAAGGACCAATAGGGGGATGCGGGGGTGGGGTAAGGGGAAAAATTCctatgcgggggcggggggcgggggaggggtggcctTGCCCCGTTaggggcgggtatcacccctacgCTTGACGTGGCCTACACGTTTGcaaacaaaacaattattttaaaacacacGGAAAGCAACCGAACAATATCCTCTCGTGCGATCTCTGCTTCTCCCTCGCCCATTTTccattccatttccatttttggTTTTCACAagcattttcacaaacatgtCAACTGTAATCTCTTGTTTCACAAATTTCTCcatctttccattttatttcccTTCCTTAGTACAATAAATAAAGATCATAACAACACTACTCCAACAtagctcaaaagaaaaaaaatccagacaaaccacaaaaaaaaaaaaaaaaacgttcaGACATCAATTGCAGGGGAAACTaactgagaaagaaaaaaaacagacCTTGGATCCGTCGGAAAGATGGCCGTGAGGGGACCACAAACTGGTGGGGCTGGGGACGGCGAAATGGGTCtgggggaggaaaaaaaaacaaaaggaaaaaattgtgGTCTGGAGGTCGAAGATGGAGGGAGGGAACGATGTCAATGGGTGAGATGGCTGCGCTGAACGGGGTAGATGGGCGAGGGAGAAGCAGAGATCGCGAGGGAGGATATTGTTCTGTTGCTTTCCttgtgttttaaaataattgttttgtttgCAAACGTGTAGGCCACGTCAAGCGGGATACAAGAATGGGACTTAAGAGCGGGGTGACTAGCATTTCCCTTATTTAAATCTTTTCATCCATTGTTTAACACATATCAATTGATGTCATGTAGTAGTTTTCGTATGATCACATGTCACATGTGGGAGGGATTCCCTTTCCTCAAAGTCTTACATCACCGTTATTTTATTGGCTTTAGTCATGGAATATTAATTCggattattttcatattattattattttttagttatatttttatgcattGGAATcgttattatttttcaaattctctctcGGGATTAGGGCGACGCTAGGTTTTTTTCCATGGCTCTCAATATCACCTCGCTAGGTCAGACGACAGGATTGGCCTCTACGGATTAGAGTTTGGATTAGCAAAAGCCACTAACTCACATGGGACAGTCATCTGGTGCTTCGAATGGACGTATTTTTTCAGATATTGTAGTGAATATGCTGCAACATTTACCTGAGGTAGATCTTCCATTGCGAGGACCGAGATTTAGTaatggagaaattttttttgctaTTCTCAAAGGCAGAGATCGAGCAGGCGCCTGAACCTTTTCAGTTCtcagttgttttgaaattttcaatGCGCAGACCCTCCTTGGATCATGTGCGAGGTTTTATTAAGAATCATTGGAGGTTGCGTACCATGTCGATTGTGGGTCAACTTAATAGCCCAAGGGTCGTGTTGATCAGTGTTATGGCTAGAGGGAACGTGTGTCGTATAGAGTATTTCATTGGACCCCTAAattcaatgaagaagaagagtcacTTATGGTGCATGTTTGGATTTCTTTACCTGTGTCACCTCTGAATTATTTTCATGCCTCTATATTGAAGAGTATAGGTGGGGGTTTTGGGCAGTTTCTTAAGCGTGATAATGCAACGATGTGTGTAACAAGACCGGAGGCAACGCGTATATGTGTGGAGATGGACATCTCAAAACCATTGAGACATTCGTTTTGGCTTGGCACCCCGGGATTGGAGTTGAGACATTTTCAGAAGATTATCTATGAGACAATTCCTCCTTTCTATATGTTTTGTCGTAAACAGGGTCATATGGAGCAGCAGTGTGGTAAAAGGAATCATAATGTGAATGCAGGTTCAAGGGTGGAGAAGATTGATGAGGGGAAGAAAGAGGTTCCAAAGCAGGTGTGGAAGGTGGATGATGTGAAAGATACGGCTGAGAAATCTCATGAATTGATGAAGAATCAAGAGGTGGATAAGTCTTTGCAAAGGGATATAATTTTGGCTGAGATCCAAAATCGGGAGCATAAATTAGAGACTATTAATAAGGAAGTGTTGTTTGTGGCTGAAAATGGGGATGTTATGAATCATAGTTAGTTTGATATAGTGCAGGAGAAGGGTTGTGCAAACTCCTATGTTCAGCAGGTGGTTTTGGCGAATAGAGTGGAAAGCAGTAGTGGGAAGGGATAGGAGTTTTTAGCAGAGCTGGGTGACTCATCTCATGGGTTGGGCAGTTGGTTTGATCAAACAGAGTTTGTGGCTGGTGGTGAATTTCTTGATCAACGGGGCATGGCTATGGATGAATTTTCGGAAGAAGGTATTTCACCCAAAAGTTCCCTAAAGGCTATTTATGAGACTTTAAAATTTGAGCTTTTTCACATGGCTGATAGATGGCTGAGTAAAGGTGTTGGTATAGATGCAGCAGAGTTTTCCTCTTGCAGGTCGATGTCAGATGGAAAGCCGGAAGAGGATGTAGACGAATTTGCAGCAAAATGTTTTGAGTCTGATTTGGAATTAAATATCCAGTTGAATTGTCTTTGCGGTATGAATGAGAAAAAATCTGTAGTGATCCTGAAGAGGATGACTCggtcccaaaaaaaaattaaaattatgttaaacataCTTACATGGAATATTAGGGGGATTCTTTCGTCAAAAAGTAGACTTCGGGGCATTTTGAATAAAGATCTTCTTTCGGTTGTAGCTGTTCTTGAACATTTTCTTATTGCAAATAAATGTAAGCGGTGGGTAAGGTGGATGAACTTGCCAAATTTCTATAATAATGCGGAGGTTGGAGGTAAGATTTGGTTGTTTTGGGAGGAATGTTTGGTTTTTGATTTGGTGTCGACCTCAGATCAAGCATTAACTGGTTGGCTTTACCGGGACGACGCACGGGTTTTAGCATCATTTGTGTATGCTAGCTGTTTCCAAAGAAAACAGATTGAACTTTGGTCTTATTTGAGCAATATAGATGCAGGAAGTTGACCTTGGTTTGTTGGGGcgattttaacattattcggAGTGATGATGAGAAAGTGAGTGGCATTTTCAGGGCATCTCTTGCTAAAGTAGAGTTTAATTCGGCTATTCAAGAATATGGTCTGATTGATTTGCCATGGGCTGGACAGCGTTTGTCATGGTGTAATGGCAGACTAGGAAGTCGTCGGGTTTGGGCGAGGCTGGACAGGGTTTTGGTGAATGTGGAGCTCATGAATTTATTTGAGGGTGGCCGTGTTGAATACCTTTCGAGGACTACATCGGATCTTTGCCCGATGCTTGTATCGTTGTTGCGTGAGAGGATATGTGGTGCTAGGCCTTTCTGTTTTCAAAGGATGTGGGGTTCACACGAGTATTTTCTACTAGTGGTGAAGGAATGTTGGAGCCAATCGGTCAAGGGTTGTCCTATGGTGCAAGTGAGTAAAAAGGTTAAGTTACTAAAAAAAGCTTTACAGAAATGGAATGTGGAGGTTTTTGGTAGAGTTGAAGTGAGGATTAAGGAGATTGAGAAGTGTTTATTGGAGCTTGAACAAGAGGTGAATGTAGATTACTTAGAGGAAAGGGAGGCTGCTCTTTTGTTATGCAAGCAAGACCATTTGCAGTGGCTTCAAAGAGA is drawn from Juglans regia cultivar Chandler chromosome 5, Walnut 2.0, whole genome shotgun sequence and contains these coding sequences:
- the LOC109002426 gene encoding protein GRAVITROPIC IN THE LIGHT 1-like translates to MEHAATRPSKPSSNISEIVSKFAKVCKLRSIGVISSENANQKNHNHHNYHNPNNNTSSLGEDSSDATEETECYGEKVHPQPVEVLGRSNVCADGEIMKLFDRVSALKLAYVQLQEAHIPYKPEKIMAADELVVAQLEVLCKIKHAYKEKKVTNKAKLDSSASSHLLVEIESSERLLEDLKSQVNAKDSEILRLKQELQELELANVGLVEKMRQISKEKKNARVLSMTTLEDAFKASSKSIHDFAKPLISLMKASGWDLDLAAKSIEDAVVYSKRSHKKYAFEAYIARIMFFGIAFKSYNIDAVMRFDDPIDTLTEYPNSDFAEFCRKKYPLVVHPMLEASFFGNLDHRAFVLSGKHPRTPFYHIFAKMAKWVWVLQGIAASIDPQAKIFTVDRGSKFSDVHMESVEDLEGATVADQEQAIPRVELMVMPGFKIGESFMRSRVYLSDLR
- the LOC118348412 gene encoding uncharacterized protein LOC118348412; translation: MAMDEFSEEGISPKSSLKAIYETLKFELFHMADRWLSKGVGIDAAEFSSCRSMSDGKPEEDVDEFAAKCFESDLELNIQLNCLCGMNEKKSVVILKRMTRKLTLVCWGDFNIIRSDDEKVSGIFRASLAKVEFNSAIQEYGLIDLPWAGQRLSWCNGRLGSRRVWARLDRVLVNVELMNLFEGGRVEYLSRTTSDLCPMLVSLLRERICGARPFCFQRMWGSHEYFLLVVKECWSQSVKGCPMVQVSKKVKLLKKALQKWNVEVFGRVEVRIKEIEKCLLELEQEVNVDYLEEREAALLLCKQDHLQWLQREEILGCQKSRIKWLSKGDSNMATLRVKKKNKVVDRINIPNGQALESVDDVYARAVNFFRELLTTSSVDFDEDALDLLKPLISKQENSLLCAPPSLEEVRAALWSIPHDSSPDPNGYMASFFMNAWEIVNHDLLAMAREFF